One region of Halomonas huangheensis genomic DNA includes:
- the sctQ gene encoding type III secretion system cytoplasmic ring protein SctQ translates to MAVSKLTVDRASYTAPSHSMERLEAPHLTVLSPHTVPVLNSISRPRAPLLLRLGDHPLTCRLHGPKRSSPEALTLGVVLGDAPALLRLDDTTLKMLTAPLALQRALTTGSTDVSAIWLEYALLEWLELLERMLDVPIHLTGIAAPPTDFPIALSIMLDDSQQSGHLCVSLSPAAAELLAPCLELHCPVAPRPCSSVPWPVQWIGGYQHLALAEVRDLQPGDVVMLNRPEHGSAVLVGDHLVAAVTAQHNSLQLQSRLRPSERYRPMRGDFHMAAPANDTETPTQPPSPSGSDDTRLDQLPVHLVCEFGRLELSLRELQELNQGSVLPLSRPPEQAVDLVINGKLMGKGRLVEIGDGLGVQIERLATDE, encoded by the coding sequence ATGGCCGTAAGCAAGTTGACTGTTGATCGAGCATCCTACACTGCCCCCAGCCACAGCATGGAACGCCTTGAGGCTCCCCACCTGACGGTGCTGTCGCCACATACGGTACCGGTATTGAACAGCATCAGCCGACCGCGTGCACCGCTGCTGCTGCGACTCGGCGACCATCCCTTGACCTGCCGGCTGCACGGCCCAAAGCGTTCCAGCCCGGAGGCACTGACATTGGGGGTGGTGCTGGGCGATGCTCCGGCATTGCTGCGCCTGGACGACACCACACTCAAGATGCTCACCGCCCCATTGGCGCTGCAACGCGCATTGACGACCGGTAGCACTGATGTCAGCGCGATATGGCTGGAATACGCCCTGCTGGAGTGGCTCGAGCTGCTGGAACGGATGCTGGATGTCCCCATCCACTTGACCGGTATCGCTGCCCCTCCTACCGACTTCCCTATCGCACTATCGATCATGCTCGACGATAGCCAACAGTCCGGTCACCTGTGCGTATCGCTATCACCGGCAGCCGCTGAACTGCTGGCACCATGCCTCGAGCTTCACTGTCCCGTCGCCCCCAGACCCTGCTCGTCGGTGCCATGGCCAGTGCAGTGGATCGGAGGCTACCAGCACCTGGCCCTCGCCGAGGTGCGCGATCTACAACCTGGCGATGTGGTCATGCTCAATCGCCCCGAACACGGCTCGGCAGTTCTGGTGGGAGATCACCTGGTGGCCGCCGTGACGGCGCAACACAACAGTCTGCAACTGCAATCCCGACTTCGTCCCTCTGAACGTTATCGCCCCATGCGAGGAGATTTTCATATGGCCGCGCCAGCCAATGACACCGAGACCCCCACCCAGCCGCCGAGCCCTTCTGGCTCGGATGATACTCGGCTGGATCAGCTACCGGTGCACCTCGTGTGCGAGTTCGGCCGTCTCGAGCTTTCGCTGAGGGAGTTGCAGGAACTCAACCAGGGCAGTGTTCTGCCACTATCACGCCCCCCCGAACAGGCTGTCGACCTGGTCATCAATGGCAAGCTCATGGGCAAGGGACGCCTGGTGGAAATCGGCGATGGACTCGGCGTCCAGATTGAAAGGCTGGCCACTGATGAGTGA
- a CDS encoding type II and III secretion system protein family protein, whose translation MNRLLTPLMLLLAFVGHAHAQSALELETGQGRVLRFGNDVASVFVANPDVADVQVVSPGVIYVFGKQHGDTNLIALGSDESTQASMRLHVSDGDQGANRALHDADADSPIQLRMAGNQLVADGQNRSIEGAIATQSTLEQHAPAEGGMLNNATYADATQVNLRVRFAEVARQELLQYGVSWSALINNGSFSLGIFPGSMANASFGTIASGVDGVDGLLQALQENGLLQILAEPNITAMTGETASFLAGGEIPIPVPAGNDLVGIEYKQFGVSLMFTPVLLPNGRISLEVRPEVSSLTNEGVEIGGTSVPGLQVRRADTVVEVGSGQTFAIAGLFQRSATNNLERVPVLGDLPILGNLFRSRRFQREETELVILITPYIVQPTPGRALRTPLDQGHVSNGAIRVDGQGAPEVVRNDPFGFYLQ comes from the coding sequence ATGAACCGTCTGTTGACGCCACTGATGCTGCTGCTGGCCTTTGTCGGCCACGCCCACGCACAGTCCGCCCTCGAGCTTGAAACGGGCCAGGGCCGGGTCCTGCGCTTCGGCAATGACGTAGCATCGGTATTTGTGGCCAATCCCGACGTCGCAGATGTCCAGGTCGTGTCGCCGGGGGTGATCTATGTGTTCGGCAAACAACATGGCGACACCAACCTGATTGCGCTGGGCAGTGACGAAAGCACCCAGGCGTCCATGCGCCTGCATGTCAGCGATGGCGACCAGGGTGCCAACCGAGCCTTGCACGATGCCGATGCAGACAGCCCTATCCAACTGCGCATGGCAGGCAACCAACTGGTTGCCGACGGACAGAATCGCAGCATTGAGGGCGCCATCGCTACGCAATCCACACTGGAGCAACATGCTCCCGCCGAAGGTGGCATGCTGAACAATGCCACCTACGCCGATGCCACCCAGGTCAACCTGCGCGTACGTTTCGCCGAAGTGGCGCGTCAAGAGCTGCTGCAGTACGGCGTCAGTTGGAGTGCGCTGATCAACAACGGCTCCTTTTCACTGGGTATCTTTCCCGGCTCCATGGCCAACGCCTCGTTCGGCACCATTGCCAGTGGTGTCGACGGTGTTGATGGCCTACTCCAGGCGCTACAGGAAAATGGCCTGCTGCAGATCCTCGCCGAGCCAAACATCACGGCAATGACGGGAGAGACCGCCAGCTTCCTCGCCGGTGGCGAGATTCCGATCCCGGTTCCGGCAGGTAATGACCTGGTCGGTATCGAGTACAAGCAGTTCGGTGTCTCACTGATGTTCACTCCGGTCCTCTTGCCCAACGGACGCATCTCGTTGGAGGTTCGTCCCGAGGTCAGCAGCCTGACCAACGAGGGCGTCGAGATCGGTGGTACCAGTGTGCCGGGGTTGCAGGTACGGCGCGCCGACACCGTGGTCGAGGTGGGAAGTGGCCAGACCTTCGCCATTGCCGGTCTGTTCCAGCGCAGTGCCACCAACAATCTCGAACGGGTGCCGGTACTGGGCGACCTGCCAATCCTCGGCAATCTATTTCGCTCGCGCCGATTCCAGCGTGAAGAGACCGAGCTGGTCATCCTGATTACACCCTACATCGTGCAACCCACACCCGGACGTGCACTGCGTACACCACTGGATCAAGGCCACGTCAGTAATGGTGCTATCCGTGTCGATGGTCAGGGCGCGCCCGAAGTGGTGCGCAACGATCCCTTCGGCTTTTACCTGCAGTAA
- a CDS encoding FliI/YscN family ATPase translates to MSSGPRFPDLDALLPRLDQRTNQAELRPVRGRVRRILGQLVHASVEGTGIGELCYLRDPLSGRRVAAEVIGFEDEDAILSPIGDLRGMSTRAEVIATGAPQNVAVGEALLGRVIDPMGTFIDNKPSPMKDSMNSYPVHADPPAPLARQLIQHPLSLGIRAIDGLLTVARGQRLGIFGEPGVGKSSLLSAIVRGSEADVIVLGLVGERGREVRELLDVQLGEEARRRTVCVVATSDRPAIERTRSAMVATSIAEYFRDQGRDVLLLVDSITRFARAQREIGLAAGEPPTRRGFPPSLFAALPRLLERAGPGATGSITALYTVLTEGDGTLDPVSEETRAILDGHIMLSADLARRNHFPAIDVLASRSRLMETVADQEHRKLAARMRDHLARYQDVELLLQVGEYQHGQDARTDEAVDKHDALEAFLRQTSGETSSMPDTLQRMNEILS, encoded by the coding sequence ATGAGTTCCGGCCCCCGCTTCCCCGATCTCGACGCGCTACTGCCCCGTCTCGATCAGCGCACCAACCAGGCTGAGCTGCGACCAGTCCGCGGCCGGGTCAGACGTATTCTCGGCCAACTGGTACACGCCAGTGTCGAGGGTACCGGCATCGGAGAACTGTGTTATCTGCGCGACCCTCTCAGCGGTCGTCGTGTCGCCGCTGAAGTCATCGGTTTCGAGGATGAGGATGCGATCCTTTCGCCGATTGGTGACCTGCGTGGGATGTCGACACGTGCGGAGGTCATCGCCACTGGCGCACCACAGAATGTTGCCGTGGGCGAAGCACTGCTCGGTCGAGTCATTGACCCGATGGGCACCTTTATCGACAACAAGCCATCGCCGATGAAGGACAGCATGAACAGCTACCCGGTGCATGCCGATCCCCCTGCGCCCCTGGCTCGCCAGTTGATCCAGCATCCGCTGAGTCTCGGTATTCGCGCGATCGATGGTTTGCTCACCGTGGCACGCGGCCAGCGTCTGGGCATCTTCGGCGAACCCGGTGTCGGCAAGTCATCATTGCTGTCGGCGATTGTGCGAGGCAGCGAAGCGGACGTTATCGTGCTGGGGCTAGTTGGCGAGCGCGGTCGCGAAGTTCGCGAACTACTGGATGTTCAGCTAGGCGAAGAAGCACGACGGCGTACCGTCTGCGTGGTCGCGACCTCGGATCGGCCAGCCATCGAACGTACGCGTTCGGCGATGGTGGCCACCAGCATCGCCGAGTATTTCCGTGACCAGGGACGCGACGTACTGCTGCTGGTCGACAGCATCACCCGCTTCGCCCGAGCGCAACGCGAGATTGGCCTTGCAGCGGGCGAGCCACCAACACGCCGCGGGTTTCCTCCGTCACTGTTCGCCGCTCTGCCACGGCTGCTCGAGCGTGCAGGCCCGGGGGCGACCGGCAGCATCACTGCGCTGTACACCGTTCTCACCGAGGGCGATGGCACCCTTGATCCGGTCAGCGAAGAAACACGCGCCATTCTCGACGGCCACATCATGCTGAGTGCCGACCTGGCACGCCGCAACCACTTCCCTGCCATTGATGTGTTGGCCAGCCGCAGCCGCTTGATGGAAACCGTGGCCGATCAGGAGCACCGCAAACTGGCGGCGCGCATGCGCGACCACCTGGCCCGATACCAGGACGTAGAACTGCTGTTGCAGGTGGGTGAATACCAGCATGGCCAGGATGCCCGCACCGATGAAGCAGTGGACAAGCACGATGCGCTGGAAGCCTTCCTGCGCCAGACCAGCGGAGAAACCAGCAGCATGCCAGACACTCTGCAACGCATGAACGAGATCCTGTCATGA
- a CDS encoding carbonic anhydrase produces the protein MNTPDENQPLSADEALMTLIQGLQSFRRDVYPQQRELFKRLANTQQPRIMFITCADSRIVLELITQSEPGSLFVTRNVGNVVPPYGQMNGGVSSAIEYAVLGLGVQHIIVCGHSDCGAMKAVLNPASQDSMPTVKAWLRHTDAARSVVESHCSCGPHKTQAPHKTQAPHETQGPHETLKVLTEENVVAQLNHLRTHPSVAARLATRQLSIHGWVYDIESCTIRTYDASARQFVPLDGNSLPAASPQSRHECA, from the coding sequence ATGAACACACCTGACGAAAATCAGCCCTTGAGCGCTGACGAAGCCCTGATGACTCTGATTCAGGGATTGCAGAGTTTTCGCCGTGATGTCTATCCGCAGCAGCGAGAGCTGTTCAAGCGCCTCGCCAACACCCAGCAGCCGCGCATCATGTTCATCACCTGCGCCGACTCGCGCATCGTGCTGGAGCTGATCACCCAAAGTGAGCCGGGATCGCTGTTCGTCACGCGCAATGTCGGCAACGTGGTGCCGCCCTATGGCCAGATGAACGGTGGCGTGTCCAGCGCCATCGAATACGCAGTACTCGGCCTGGGAGTGCAACACATCATCGTCTGCGGCCATTCCGATTGCGGTGCCATGAAGGCTGTGCTCAACCCCGCCAGCCAGGACAGCATGCCAACCGTAAAAGCCTGGCTACGTCATACGGATGCCGCGCGCAGTGTCGTGGAAAGCCACTGCAGCTGTGGTCCCCATAAAACCCAGGCCCCCCATAAAACCCAGGCCCCCCATGAAACCCAAGGCCCCCATGAAACCCTGAAAGTACTGACGGAAGAGAACGTCGTGGCACAGCTCAACCACCTGCGCACTCACCCTTCCGTCGCCGCACGCCTGGCCACCAGACAGCTCAGTATCCATGGCTGGGTCTATGACATCGAGAGCTGCACCATTCGCACCTATGACGCCAGCGCGCGCCAGTTCGTGCCATTGGATGGCAATAGCCTGCCGGCAGCGAGTCCTCAGTCGCGTCACGAATGCGCCTGA
- the sctL gene encoding type III secretion system stator protein SctL has translation MNELPTRPGKVILKAREADAWVSGYAFLERVKQRASEAEQEARHTRAAAYADGFEAGRQAGETQATELLTRTTQQVDRYLAGMEPSMAELCLKMVRRILGQFDDTELIVRCVRQALIEYRHDMTVTVRVAPERVPDVEARLRVADPVPDHPTYRIEGDAQLGSGQCLLVSPVAVVDVGLEAQLQALREALIPPAGGSE, from the coding sequence ATGAACGAGTTACCGACGCGTCCCGGCAAGGTCATTCTCAAGGCTCGCGAGGCTGACGCATGGGTCAGTGGCTACGCCTTTCTGGAGCGCGTAAAGCAGCGCGCCAGCGAGGCCGAACAGGAAGCACGCCATACCCGAGCTGCGGCCTACGCCGATGGCTTCGAGGCCGGGCGGCAGGCCGGTGAGACTCAGGCCACTGAGCTCCTGACCCGAACCACACAACAGGTCGACCGCTACCTGGCCGGAATGGAGCCGTCCATGGCCGAGCTGTGTCTGAAGATGGTACGGCGGATTCTCGGCCAATTCGACGACACCGAGTTGATCGTCCGTTGTGTGCGCCAGGCACTGATCGAATACCGCCATGACATGACGGTAACGGTACGCGTTGCGCCGGAGCGTGTTCCGGACGTCGAGGCTCGGCTGCGCGTGGCGGATCCGGTACCGGATCATCCGACCTATCGTATTGAAGGGGATGCACAGCTCGGCAGTGGTCAATGCCTGCTGGTGAGTCCGGTAGCAGTGGTCGATGTGGGCCTCGAGGCACAATTGCAAGCGCTGCGCGAGGCACTGATACCTCCCGCTGGAGGCAGCGAATGA
- a CDS encoding tetratricopeptide repeat protein, with amino-acid sequence MSMPYVIRLPILMTCILLTACASTRSAEQSRLLELADDIAAHGDYATAASMYERAAETSGSDVDIQVRLGDARLAGGDFEGALHSYRAALAADINNESALLGMGTAQLRLGQVESAERNLRRVAPEINTPAAWSRLGASQALMGKETEAVAAFSHAAQLKPHDPDVQTNLAVAEALAGQSGKAVALMREVTTSPLAEQRHFRGLLLVLVMAGEDPLAQSTEIPDMTSEQRQSLIEHAQQIRDIGIPSEQARAIGLAMNR; translated from the coding sequence ATGTCGATGCCATACGTCATACGTCTTCCCATTCTCATGACCTGTATTCTGCTGACCGCCTGCGCTTCTACTCGGAGCGCTGAACAATCCCGGTTGCTGGAACTTGCTGACGACATCGCCGCTCATGGTGACTACGCCACAGCGGCCAGCATGTACGAACGTGCCGCCGAGACGTCGGGAAGTGATGTCGACATCCAGGTCCGGCTGGGTGATGCTCGTCTTGCGGGCGGCGACTTCGAAGGTGCTTTGCATTCATACCGGGCCGCGCTGGCAGCAGACATCAACAATGAGTCGGCGTTGCTTGGCATGGGCACTGCCCAATTGCGTCTTGGCCAGGTGGAAAGCGCCGAACGCAACCTCCGGCGTGTCGCTCCCGAGATCAATACTCCTGCGGCCTGGAGCCGTCTGGGAGCTTCCCAGGCCTTGATGGGCAAGGAAACCGAGGCGGTCGCGGCCTTCTCGCATGCGGCACAGTTGAAGCCACACGACCCTGATGTCCAGACCAACCTGGCGGTGGCGGAAGCGCTGGCGGGCCAGAGCGGTAAAGCCGTGGCCCTGATGCGAGAGGTGACCACCTCGCCGTTGGCGGAGCAGCGCCATTTCCGTGGCCTGCTGTTGGTATTGGTGATGGCCGGTGAGGATCCGCTGGCGCAGAGCACCGAGATTCCGGACATGACCTCCGAGCAACGCCAGTCGTTGATCGAACATGCACAGCAGATCCGCGATATCGGCATACCCAGCGAGCAGGCGCGGGCGATTGGCCTGGCAATGAACAGATAG
- the sctT gene encoding type III secretion system export apparatus subunit SctT codes for MPWEDLIDVLLDQLYPVMASLAICMSRAVGMILITPAFNRLGLTGLIRSAVAMTLAIPMMPVVLGMLPELDMSAFTLAALLLKELLIGVLIGMVFGIPFWAAEVAGEVVDLQRASTMGQLLDPIGSTESGVTSTLLVVMLVALFFASGGFSMLLEGFYRSYSLWPVESMVPTLETHTALAVLGFLDQIMRIGVLMVAPLIIAMLAADLMLAYLARMAPNLNMFILSLPIKNLLFTFLLVIYIVFLVPQMFSELDALPGYYRHFETLVESTRE; via the coding sequence ATGCCCTGGGAAGATCTGATCGACGTCCTCCTCGACCAGCTGTATCCGGTCATGGCCTCGCTGGCGATCTGCATGTCGCGTGCGGTGGGCATGATCCTGATCACTCCGGCCTTCAACCGCCTGGGGTTGACCGGCCTGATTCGCTCGGCAGTGGCGATGACATTGGCCATTCCCATGATGCCAGTGGTCCTCGGCATGCTGCCCGAGCTGGATATGAGCGCTTTCACGCTGGCGGCACTACTGCTCAAGGAGCTGTTGATCGGGGTCCTGATCGGCATGGTGTTCGGTATTCCCTTCTGGGCCGCCGAGGTTGCAGGCGAAGTCGTCGACCTGCAACGAGCCTCGACCATGGGCCAGTTGCTCGACCCCATAGGCAGCACTGAGTCCGGTGTGACCAGTACCCTGCTGGTGGTGATGCTGGTCGCACTGTTCTTTGCCAGCGGCGGCTTCAGCATGTTGCTCGAGGGCTTCTACCGCAGCTATTCGCTGTGGCCGGTGGAGTCGATGGTGCCAACGTTGGAAACCCACACCGCACTGGCAGTGCTCGGCTTTCTCGACCAGATCATGCGTATCGGTGTTCTGATGGTCGCGCCACTGATCATCGCCATGCTGGCCGCGGATCTGATGCTGGCATACCTCGCGCGCATGGCACCAAATCTCAACATGTTCATTCTGTCATTGCCGATCAAGAACCTGTTGTTCACTTTCCTGCTGGTGATCTACATCGTGTTCCTGGTGCCGCAGATGTTCAGTGAGCTGGACGCGCTACCGGGTTACTACCGGCATTTCGAGACACTGGTCGAGTCCACCAGAGAATAA
- a CDS encoding EscU/YscU/HrcU family type III secretion system export apparatus switch protein → MAQQPSEEKTLPPSKKKLRDARLKGQVDKSNDMVSAVVMLGCTLYLVVSVDGMEVRLRGLITLTTQMYTQPFDTLWPRLMAAGLEVLVWSVLPLILITVVAAVLTNVLIMRGFLFSVDPIKPKLEHINPAEGFKRIFSVRGIIEFFKSLLKIVTLGVAFVVVCRLGLQALMESSRCGYGCLEGIFLTLMKPLVITALVVFMIVGLLDVRTQRWLFHRDQRMTRTEHKRERKDMEGDPDIRKERQRQRRDIQAYSSRTGLQQASIMIGAAGDWLVGIRYVKGETPVPTLVCKASPQESAVLMQNVARHGLPVIENRTLAQNIGKRTGNGEPIPEDCFQPVADLLVARGML, encoded by the coding sequence ATGGCTCAACAGCCCAGCGAGGAAAAGACCCTACCACCATCAAAGAAGAAACTGCGGGACGCACGCCTCAAGGGTCAGGTCGACAAGAGTAACGACATGGTCTCAGCGGTCGTCATGCTGGGCTGTACGCTGTATCTGGTGGTCAGTGTCGATGGCATGGAAGTCCGTCTGCGAGGACTGATCACGCTTACCACCCAGATGTATACCCAGCCCTTCGACACCCTGTGGCCTCGATTGATGGCCGCAGGCCTGGAAGTGCTGGTGTGGTCGGTGTTGCCGCTGATTCTGATTACCGTGGTGGCCGCCGTACTCACCAATGTTCTCATCATGCGCGGCTTTCTGTTCTCGGTGGATCCGATCAAACCCAAGCTCGAGCACATCAATCCCGCCGAAGGGTTCAAGCGTATCTTCTCAGTGCGCGGCATCATCGAGTTCTTCAAGTCGCTGCTCAAGATCGTAACGCTCGGGGTCGCTTTCGTTGTGGTCTGCCGACTGGGGTTGCAGGCATTGATGGAATCATCTCGCTGCGGCTATGGCTGTCTTGAAGGCATATTTCTGACATTGATGAAGCCACTGGTCATCACGGCATTGGTGGTGTTCATGATCGTTGGCCTGCTGGATGTCCGCACCCAACGCTGGTTATTTCATCGCGACCAGCGCATGACCCGAACCGAACACAAGCGTGAACGCAAGGATATGGAAGGCGACCCGGATATTCGCAAGGAACGCCAGCGTCAGCGCCGAGACATTCAGGCCTATTCATCCCGTACAGGCCTGCAACAGGCATCGATCATGATCGGCGCCGCCGGTGACTGGTTGGTGGGTATTCGCTACGTCAAAGGGGAAACACCGGTACCTACGCTAGTGTGCAAGGCATCCCCGCAGGAATCTGCCGTCTTGATGCAGAATGTCGCTCGTCATGGGTTGCCGGTGATAGAGAACCGCACGCTGGCGCAGAACATCGGCAAGCGCACCGGCAATGGCGAACCTATCCCTGAAGATTGCTTCCAACCCGTGGCGGACCTCCTTGTCGCCCGGGGAATGCTGTAA
- a CDS encoding EscS/YscS/HrcS family type III secretion system export apparatus protein, translated as MTEDIFQSVMTDALWTVLLLSAPALLTAILIGFGIGLLQALTQIQDQSLPQSVKVITIMLVLIFAGPLLVGQLTGLTDQILDNFATWSR; from the coding sequence ATGACCGAGGATATCTTCCAGTCGGTGATGACCGATGCACTATGGACCGTGCTGCTGCTGTCTGCACCGGCATTGTTGACCGCCATTCTGATTGGCTTCGGTATCGGTCTATTGCAGGCTCTGACCCAGATTCAGGACCAGTCGCTGCCGCAGTCAGTCAAGGTCATCACCATCATGCTGGTACTGATCTTTGCCGGTCCCCTGCTGGTCGGTCAGCTCACTGGACTGACCGATCAGATACTGGACAACTTCGCCACCTGGTCACGTTAG
- the sctJ gene encoding type III secretion system inner membrane ring lipoprotein SctJ translates to MASIPVLQGPLSKTLKLLLVMTLALLLQACDTELYTGLSEREANLMVASLARHGIAAERVLKEDGMMSVTVDEDHFAEAVGLLDQLGLPEQKFSNLGAVFESNNLVSSPVQERAQMIHALSEELSHTVSQIDGVLSARVHVVLPDNDLLERNSTPSSASVFIRYSPTLDVNPLIPKVKTLVANGIAGLAYDSVSVVPVAAQPLQIADGSAPATLSSFLGIAMPASSVSRAAWIFGLLMVLVLGLGALLAWLLWHQRRRSPYELETPHES, encoded by the coding sequence TTGGCTTCCATTCCTGTCCTGCAAGGGCCGCTGTCGAAGACACTGAAGCTGCTGCTGGTAATGACCCTGGCACTGCTGCTGCAGGCCTGTGACACAGAGCTGTACACCGGTCTCAGCGAACGCGAGGCCAACCTCATGGTCGCCAGCCTGGCACGCCACGGCATTGCCGCGGAACGCGTGCTCAAGGAAGACGGCATGATGAGTGTCACGGTTGATGAAGACCACTTTGCCGAGGCTGTCGGTCTCCTCGACCAACTGGGGCTGCCGGAACAGAAATTTTCCAATCTCGGCGCCGTCTTCGAGAGCAACAACCTGGTCTCTTCGCCAGTGCAGGAGCGTGCGCAGATGATTCACGCGCTCAGCGAGGAGTTGTCGCACACCGTATCGCAGATCGATGGCGTGCTATCGGCACGCGTCCACGTGGTACTTCCCGACAACGATCTTCTCGAGCGGAACAGCACGCCTTCATCCGCATCCGTCTTCATCCGCTATTCACCGACCCTCGACGTCAACCCTCTGATCCCCAAGGTCAAGACATTGGTGGCCAACGGCATTGCAGGGTTGGCGTACGACAGTGTCTCGGTGGTGCCTGTTGCCGCGCAACCTCTCCAGATCGCAGATGGCTCGGCTCCAGCCACACTGAGCTCATTTCTCGGCATCGCCATGCCGGCGTCGAGTGTTTCGCGAGCGGCCTGGATCTTCGGCCTGTTGATGGTTCTGGTACTCGGCCTCGGCGCGCTGCTGGCCTGGCTGCTGTGGCATCAACGGCGGCGTAGCCCCTATGAGCTGGAGACGCCCCATGAGTCGTGA
- the sctR gene encoding type III secretion system export apparatus subunit SctR, translated as MSEFEPNLIGIIVVVASLGLLPLAVVTMTSFLKIAVVLFLIRNALGVQQTPPNLVLYGIALVLTVYITTPLIGDMVYQLETHNTQVGTMEDIKATGEVLREPLKEYLSTYANERERAFFLDATQDIWSQQARDNVQDDDLVTLIPAFVTSELARAFEIGFLIYIPFLVIDLIVANVLMAMGMVMVAPPLISVPLKIFLFVAVDGWSRLMHGLILSYGG; from the coding sequence ATGAGTGAGTTTGAACCCAATCTCATCGGGATCATTGTTGTTGTTGCCTCACTCGGCCTGCTACCGCTGGCCGTGGTGACCATGACCTCATTCCTGAAGATTGCTGTGGTGCTGTTCCTGATCCGCAATGCCCTTGGCGTGCAGCAGACACCGCCCAACCTGGTGCTGTATGGCATTGCGCTGGTGTTGACCGTGTACATCACCACACCGTTGATCGGTGACATGGTCTACCAGTTGGAAACCCACAACACCCAGGTAGGGACCATGGAGGACATCAAGGCCACCGGCGAGGTACTGCGTGAACCGCTCAAGGAGTACCTGTCGACCTACGCCAACGAGCGTGAACGCGCCTTCTTCCTCGACGCCACCCAGGATATCTGGTCCCAGCAAGCACGCGACAATGTACAGGATGACGACCTGGTCACGCTGATTCCGGCCTTCGTCACCTCGGAGCTGGCGCGCGCCTTCGAGATCGGCTTCCTGATCTATATCCCCTTTCTTGTCATTGACCTGATCGTTGCCAACGTTCTGATGGCGATGGGCATGGTCATGGTCGCACCGCCGTTGATCTCGGTCCCCTTGAAGATCTTCCTGTTCGTTGCTGTCGATGGCTGGTCACGACTGATGCACGGCCTGATTCTCAGCTATGGAGGATAG
- a CDS encoding type III secretion protein produces the protein MTSKADAQQNDSRSEWMQRDYHYIIVKQDVRDVLNEFGRNLSLPVEISRDVRGEVRGEIQAGNAREFLEQVCAANDLAWFFDGGVLHITSRRELTQRTFDLSRVDVDRLMEDIGQAGAGEPMQARLVDADSALQVWGVDAWIESVARHVERLRNPMPGGRGEVQVFRGSVAPTTAE, from the coding sequence ATGACAAGTAAAGCCGATGCACAACAGAACGACAGTAGATCGGAATGGATGCAACGTGACTACCACTACATCATTGTCAAGCAGGATGTTCGCGATGTTCTTAATGAATTCGGCAGAAACCTATCGCTCCCTGTCGAGATTTCTCGTGACGTAAGAGGAGAGGTAAGGGGCGAGATACAGGCCGGAAATGCTCGCGAATTTCTCGAGCAGGTATGTGCGGCCAATGACCTGGCGTGGTTCTTTGATGGTGGTGTACTGCACATCACTTCTCGCCGGGAACTGACACAGCGGACCTTCGACCTGTCACGGGTCGATGTTGATCGTCTGATGGAAGATATCGGACAGGCAGGTGCTGGTGAGCCGATGCAGGCAAGGCTGGTAGACGCTGATTCAGCACTACAGGTCTGGGGCGTCGATGCCTGGATCGAGAGTGTAGCGCGGCATGTCGAGCGCTTACGCAACCCGATGCCTGGAGGGCGCGGTGAAGTACAGGTGTTCCGTGGCAGTGTGGCGCCAACCACTGCCGAATGA